Proteins encoded in a region of the uncultured Paludibaculum sp. genome:
- a CDS encoding response regulator transcription factor: MKKILLIEDDSDLFALLKYNLEKEGFQMVGAQTGRGAVDLCRRERPDLIILDIMLPDSDGLDICKGIRTHPELAHIPVIFLTARASETDRIVGLELGANDYIVKPFFVRELIARIKIQFRQLAQPVRKLQAGPLDLDRSACRVSLNGNPLSLTATEFRLLEFLMTRPGVVFSREQLLDAVWGHDRAVTDRTVDVYILRLRQKIEDDPGAPAFIRSVRGFGYSFNEAANQPAAAIA; this comes from the coding sequence ATGAAGAAAATCCTGCTGATTGAAGACGATTCCGACCTCTTCGCACTCCTGAAGTACAACCTGGAGAAAGAGGGATTCCAAATGGTGGGCGCGCAGACCGGGCGAGGCGCCGTGGATCTGTGCCGCCGCGAGCGTCCGGATCTCATCATTCTCGACATCATGCTGCCGGACTCCGATGGCCTGGACATCTGCAAGGGCATCCGGACACACCCCGAACTGGCCCACATCCCCGTCATCTTCCTGACCGCGCGCGCCTCGGAGACCGACCGTATCGTCGGCCTGGAGTTGGGCGCCAACGACTACATCGTCAAGCCGTTTTTCGTGCGCGAACTCATCGCGCGCATCAAGATTCAATTCCGCCAGTTGGCGCAACCAGTCCGCAAGCTGCAGGCCGGCCCGTTGGATCTCGACCGTTCAGCCTGCCGCGTGAGCCTGAACGGCAATCCACTGTCGCTCACCGCCACCGAATTCCGGCTGCTGGAGTTCCTGATGACGCGGCCCGGCGTTGTGTTTTCCCGGGAACAGTTGCTGGATGCGGTATGGGGGCACGATCGTGCCGTGACCGACCGTACCGTGGACGTCTACATCCTACGCTTGCGCCAGAAGATCGAGGACGATCCAGGCGCTCCGGCCTTCATCCGCTCAGTGCGTGGCTTCGGTTACTCTTTCAACGAGGCGGCCAACCAGCCCGCGGCTGCGATAGCGTGA